Genomic window (Primulina eburnea isolate SZY01 chromosome 8, ASM2296580v1, whole genome shotgun sequence):
ttttctttttcttttttatttatggCCTTCTTTGACTAAAGATTGGACGATGCTATATATTTCAACAAACGGAGGTTGTTTTCTTAGATTCAAATTTGCGTAGAATCGCAGGTTGATATTTGAAATTAACTGGAGGAACAATTACATGATCTTACAGGCGATGCATCTTCGGAACAAACCGGATTTAAAGACAATGCCAGATTATGATCAACTTAGCAATCAGTCCCCAAAGATCAGTTTTAGATGGGATATGGAGAGTTGCTCAACTGCTTCCTCTGCGTATTCGACGTTTTCGGAGGCAATTTCAGGGACTTATCCGATGAGAATCAATGATCAAGTATTTGCAAGTGCAGCAGCTTCTGTGAACTCTACTCCTTTACATGCTAGAGGTCGTTCTGGTAGAGGAAATTGGATCACCACTGATTCTGAATGTAAGCCTCTTTTCTACATAGTAGCACTTGAACAAGATATCTTCATAACCTGGAAAATATGATTCCTCCCGTCCTATATTTTttcgaatctttattttcctctGTTACACGAAAATCCTTTCTCCGACATCAATTATTAACTTTTTGGACATTATTTCTAATGTTTATGTTCGATTCTGGACAGTTGTGGTACTGGAGTTGTGAGAATTGGAGTCGTGAATAGTTAGTTGTCTGAAGATTAAAGGAACTTTGCACCAAATCCCAGATGCTCAAGTTTTTGCCTCTATGTTGTATGGATTTTGAAACGATCGATGCCAGTAGTGCCACTTGAAACGTTTGATTTGAGAATGAATTCGTGATCTTGTTCTAGGGAATTaatgtaaatttttaagttgATCTGTTTAATGAAGATATCTCACGTGAAATTCGATGTTGAGACCCATGATTTCTTATAAATAGAATAGTTTAGCCAAAAAAATCCTCTGCTTAATGGAGAAGGACTCCAGGTTTTCCAGAATCGGTGAATTCTTTACAAAATGTTGTTTTCATGTTTCGTTACAGCACATTTTACACGGAGCGGAAGGGCAAACATGTTGTAAAAATTAATGTTTATGAATTATATCAGTGCTGCCCGTAATAAGGAAGATTTTAATGCAATTTAGTTAATACTTTTTCAGTCAGAAATTTTGACGGGAAAAACGAAAAGATTCATAGAATGAAGAGTTTGAATATTTATCCACATTTAAAATTAAGATAAAGTAAAATTTgacattaattttaaaatggcgtctagtattttaataattaataaaaaaaataatgtatactaaattttttataaattcaaaagtgttgataattttattttacctatatttttgaatttataaatattatatgatttatttttagtaaaagtttaatacttaaaaaaaatgtaaaaaacttaattcaaataaagaatatTATATGAGTGATAAGAGTGAAGAAAAGGCGGGTGTGATCAAAAGCCCAAACAAAGAAATGTAATCCTTTCTTTGGATCCGCTATAAAATATAGTGGTAGTTATTAAATCTGCAACAATCTAGGGTTTTTAGGGTTTCTGTTTTCGCCAACGTAAAGCAAATGGATAGATACCACAAGGTGGAGAAGCCAAAGCCTCAATCTCCCGTCAATGAGAATGAGATTCGAATTACTTCTCAGGGTTTGGTTCGTAATTACACCAGCTATGCCACTTCCCTACTACAGGTATCATTTTCCCATtttgattttttcttcttcCGATTTTCTTTTGTGTTACTCTTGTCTTCTTTTTTTGTTTAACAAAAGTTATGTGTTCAGTCTTCTAGCTTTTGTTTTTTTGTGGCTTTTCCGTTCGTCTTTTTGGCATTTTGTGTGCATTTTTGCTCCACTACGGAAACTTGGGATTTGAAATTTAGAGTGTTGAAACTTTGTGGAATAATTCCATGAACCgtatatttgttatgatttttcctGGTGAGACTggttttgttttgattttgtttttggTGTCTGTTTTGTTGTTTCCGTTGGTTTTATGATATAAGTTTGACGTTCACATGTTCACATCCGGTGGCCAACCAGTTTAGCTCATATTTTGAAGCTTATGTGTTTGCGTGTGTGTAATAACTTGTTCATACGCGGCGCTTATGATAATCTGGATACTGTTATTCCCACCTTTAATCAACAAGAGTTTATGTTCCACACCATTTTTGTCTTTACTCTGGAATAAGTGTTCAGCTACCTGAGTGCCAATAGTTATTACTCTGTGCACAATCGAGGGCCTCTTTTTTATTCCAAGTATTGTTGAATGCAAATATATATCAGTTGCCTAAGATTTTATGTTTAGTAATTGCATTGTTCATCCATTTCCCAGGAGAGACGAGTGAAGGAGATTGTCTTGAAAGCAATGGGTCAAGCCATAAGCAAGACAGTAGCTATTGCAGAGATCATTAAGGTTGTTATGCTCATTTTTTTACAGTGCTATTGTTTCCCGTTTTCAATACCATGCCGAGGAATCAAtccttttctttcttgtttgaAACAGAGAAGGATTCCTAGACTCCATCAGGACACTGCCATCAGTTCATTGAGCATAACTGATACTTTTGAGCCCATTGAAGAGGGCCTTGAAACGTGAGTTTATCTTTTTGGCCTTCTGATTTTGCTCTAGCATTATGAATTCTTCTTACTGATGTGTGTGCTATACTGGTATGCTCATTTGTTGGATGTCTCGTACAGTGTGGAGCAGACACGTCATGTCTCAATGATTTCAATCACCCTTTCTTCGAAGGAGCTTAACAAGAATTCTCCTGGGTAATTTTCACGAtcacatttaattatttttgtgtaAATGCCCGTTGAGGACGAAACGCAGGCATGACTAATTTGACAACCTCTTTATCTGAGGTACATGAGGTGCTATTACTATCTTTTATTGATTTATTGACATTTGTTCTTGTCATTCTAAACTTCAAGCATTATTTTGCGTCTTCTTCTTTTTTGTTGGCTTCATTAGTGAGGTTGTTGGCAACCAAACTCTGTTATGTTCCTTTTCTCATTGTAATGTATTCTGAATTTGTTTGTTTGGTCTAGGTATCAAGCTCCATTGCATGTGAATCAAACTAAACCATATTACATCTATCAGCCACAACCACCACCTCAAAGACAAGCACATGCAGTGTACAACATCGATAACAGAGGTAGAGAAGTGACTGGAATTCGATATTATAGTCATTACTATTTTTGACAGTAAGCATAAATTCGATGTTTATAGTTTTAGATAATTATGGACGAGGAAGAGGTCGCGGCAGAGGGAGGGGAGGAGGTTGGACTAGAGGTGGATATGGAAACTACCAAGGTATTTATATCCTTCCTCCTGATATCATCTAGTTCTTACAACCTGGTTATCCTGGCTATTTATCTAGTGTATCTGCCCATGTTTTTTTTGTATAATTGGTGTCTCATGGAGTATTTCTTCTTCACAGATAATGGTGGATATCCTAACTGGGGCCGTGGCAGTGGACGTGGTGGTTGGAGTTATAATGGTCTGTGTTTATCCTATCAGAATTTAGAAATATTTCTGCTAACGATTTCCTTGAGATTCAGTGTTTTTTTCGTTTCTACGGTCACATGTTTTCTCAAATATGCTTTTATTGCTaattttaatgcatttattgCTTATGGTTTTCATCTCAAGAATTTCCTTTTATTATTAGGTGGGGGATACTTAAGAGGGAGAGGTGGAAGTGGAGGTGGCAGAGGCTATGGCCGTGGCCGTGGCCGTGGAAGTGGAAGGATGGGTAACCACCCAAGAAGCGGTGGTTACCAAGTATAGTTGGGAGGTTTTCTTCTTTGCTTATGGAAAATGCTTGGTATGGTTTGGCTTGGCTTCGTTTGTTACGGTGTTACATAGGGTTATTAGCAGCTGATATGTTTATGTCTATCTGTATGTGGGCAAGCTTTGTTGCAGACGTAGAGCCAAAAAGCAAAGGCAAGCAACCAATTTTTACggccataatttatttaattgttttatccGTTTATTAAACAAGACGTCAAGTATGATGTAGATTTTATTGTGATGTCTTAAGATTAATCTTGTCAGTGACGGAATTCGGATACAAACGTCCAAAAATTTCATGTAAATCTATCAGTTATGTTTGAGGACACATAAAATTGTACTGTTTCGTTGAATTACATCTTCAGAGGTGGTCATTGAAGGAACAAATTAATGTCGCTTGACAAATTAATTGCAAGCGTCCAGAACGAAATGATGAAAATATAGTTTGTTAGtataatgagaaaatatttaaaatacgaatatatgtttgatataataaaattaatgtGTTAATGTAtagataattatattttaatattgaaataaaataatttaaaagttgacaaacattaatttaattaggagttgatttttatcaaaataatatgtttgtgttttttctaattatatatatatatatatatatatatatatatatatatatatatataatttaactttttaaatATGTCATATGTAAAACTCGTCGGTTCAGTTTTTTCAGTTTAATAACCGAAAACCAAGAAAAACAGAAGTGCCAAAAATTAAATCCAAAGTCTGAAACCTTCGTCGATTTATGAGAAAATGGGGCGAGAAGCATATTAGTTACTCATAGAATTCATTGAAGCATTTTCTAGACATAAATTAGACAGAACATTTACTAACTACTGAAAACACAAAGTTGAGCTCTTGTTAAGAAAATATAAAGAAATTCCCTATAATATCTtggttttaaaaatattttttaacaatTCGCTTCAATTTTATGGTTTATCCATTATTTAAGTTGAAATTTCTAGTAATTATTACAATGGTTGAGAGGTTCAGTCAAATAACCAAAACACAACAGTATAATAAAGAATAAATCCCAAGATTCAAAATGTTTGCAACTCCTTGAACTGTCTCGGGCAAAAAACAGTCGAGTAATTGTTTTCAAGCTCCGATTGATCCTTGTAGATCTTATAATATCTTGAAGAATGAGCTGTTAGCAGTGTATGATATATATGAGAATTGTGCTCATAAATTTTTATGTATGCAAGctttatttttgaatttgttGCTTCAAATGTATTTATGTGTATATATAGAGTTCTTACTTGCATTCTCTATATATAGCAATGCAATCCTTTTTTCTGTTCAACAACTCTTTGTATTGTAATCCGACAATAATGACACATCACTATTACGTGCTGCAGCTTTCATCAAATGCTCTTTACTGCTTTCGTGTTTTTAAAAAACCTATTTTTACAAAAGTTGTCAGAAGACGGACCGATGAAATACTTTATGTCATATGAGAGTTGGTAGGATATGTGCAATATTTCTATTTTAAGTCGGCAACTAATCTGCTGACTTTCACAAATATTCTTAACTCTGTCCGGTCGAAAGTTATTTTAGTATATTTCTGAGTGGTCCGATCGAGTGGCATGTAAGTTTAGTGTAAATGATTGAGTAGATTTACCGGTAAAGAGACTAAATAGCTTCCGACCGTTTACCTATTTCTTTTGAACACTATAGTGTGTTGCTCTTTGTATTTGACAGAATGGTTGAATACCTGAATACACAAATAGTGACAacttattataatataataaatattgtttGTTATCACTAAACGTAAAAGATTTAACATATTGTTATTGGCTActtgatttaaaaaataaacaaaataagaAAACCAACATAAACAAAACCACATAAAAAATATCAAGATAGAAAAAGATAATAAGCTCATTTTGTAATATAAGCATTTATCAATCTAGTTaaaaaacgttttttttttaagattttcatTATTAAAAATTTCATAAAGATACACATATTTTTACAACATATGAACTTCTCTGTATTGATTATAATTTTTTAGGATATAAATGAGGTAGTTTCTCATAACTTTTAGAAAATATAATGGAAATATTTAAAAAGTTTTGCATAAATTTCATCAATATTGAAAAGAAgagtgatttttattttttttttaagaaaattggTACCAAGTTATTATGAAAAACTAATTTAACCGATGAATGAGCCACAAAATACCATTATCTGTCACTTAATCGAGGGAAAAAAACTAATAAGACCTACATGAAAAATGAAAtacaacataaaaacataaagattagaaaagaggataaattcttttaaagattttaatttttaaaaatggtTAAGCATTTGTCCATTTGGTTAAAAAAATGCTatcatttttaagattttcaatATCTAAATTTCCATAACATATATACGTTTACAACATATGATTGTCAATCTTGATTGtaattttttcaataaataaatgaagtcgagaattatatgACAGATTTTTTTATCTGGAATATTAAGAATTCTTATATTaaacttatttaaaaatatttagaaatatTTGATCTTCTGTCAATATTTATCCGGAGTATTGACAAATATTAAATTTAGATTAATATTGGTATTATATACGAAACTTCTTCAAAAGGATTAACATGATATTCTcctaaaatatcaataaaaaataGAGTTTGTGCAACTTTAAgaacatcaaaatcaaaaaatacaatattaaatGACTTCAGAAATATCAACATAAAAACTACAAAATTTGTACTATTTCAGGAGTATTGATTGATATAttacaaaattaaatatttactaATAAGTTGCGTCTTTGGGATTACAGCATAATAGTACACGTAAATAACAATATATTTA
Coding sequences:
- the LOC140840257 gene encoding uncharacterized protein isoform X2, which translates into the protein MDRYHKVEKPKPQSPVNENEIRITSQGLVRNYTSYATSLLQERRVKEIVLKAMGQAISKTVAIAEIIKRRIPRLHQDTAISSLSITDTFEPIEEGLETVEQTRHVSMISITLSSKELNKNSPGYQAPLHVNQTKPYYIYQPQPPPQRQAHAVYNIDNRDNYGRGRGRGRGRGGGWTRGGYGNYQDNGGYPNWGRGSGRGGWSYNGGGYLRGRGGSGGGRGYGRGRGRGSGRMGNHPRSGGYQV
- the LOC140840257 gene encoding uncharacterized protein isoform X1, whose product is MDRYHKVEKPKPQSPVNENEIRITSQGLVRNYTSYATSLLQERRVKEIVLKAMGQAISKTVAIAEIIKRRIPRLHQDTAISSLSITDTFEPIEEGLETVEQTRHVSMISITLSSKELNKNSPGYQAPLHVNQTKPYYIYQPQPPPQRQAHAVYNIDNRVLDNYGRGRGRGRGRGGGWTRGGYGNYQDNGGYPNWGRGSGRGGWSYNGGGYLRGRGGSGGGRGYGRGRGRGSGRMGNHPRSGGYQV